The following are encoded in a window of Rissa tridactyla isolate bRisTri1 chromosome 15, bRisTri1.patW.cur.20221130, whole genome shotgun sequence genomic DNA:
- the LOC128918021 gene encoding LOW QUALITY PROTEIN: melanin-concentrating hormone receptor 1-like (The sequence of the model RefSeq protein was modified relative to this genomic sequence to represent the inferred CDS: inserted 1 base in 1 codon): MLSDDVAGGVSCSLMSVPAPGSEGREWASGARHSRAAGSARRLQKGSCLPHSARPQSARAGRGXSPHPIVAADPPRELAQLSPSLLPGLTAMAPTNSSRNFTAPEARNGSVAEKSAPYTNVIMPSLFSIICFLGIVGNLIVIYTIVKKKKLRCKQTVPDIFIFNLSIVDLLFLLGMPFLIHQLLGNGSWYFGAPLCTIITALDTNSQITSTNILTVMTLDRYLATVYPLKSTYVRTPCVAALVICLVWLLSFLTIIPVWMYAGLMPLEDGTVRCALLLPNPETDIYWFTLYQFMLAFAVPLIVICVVYFKILQHMATTVVPLPQRSLQVRTKKVTRMAVAICSAFFICWAPFYILQLVHLGIDTPSMAFFYAYNFAISLGYANSCLNPFLYIALSETFKRQFLVAIRPAKEPCRNSSSVNNNSTTEASVCLKLAPESTQQTQFLEDFSPRSLPVAVH; encoded by the exons ATGCTCTCAGACGACGTGGCTGGCGGAGTCAGCTGCTCTTTGATGTCAGTACCTGCTCCGGGCTCGGAGGGGCGGGAGTGGGCGAGCGGAGCGCGGCACAGCCGAGCCGCAGGCTCTGCTCGCCGGCTGCAGAAGGGCTCCTGCCTCCCACACTCTGCTCGGCCCCAGTCTGcccgggcggggagag ggagcCCCCATCCCATCGTTGCCGCGGATCCGCCGAGGGAACTTGCCCAACTTTCTCCATCCCTGCTACCGGGACTCACTGCCATGGCCCCCACCAACTCCTCCCGCAACTTCACCGCGCCGGAGGCTCGGAACGGCTCAG TAGCAGAGAAGTCAGCACCATACACCAACGTGATCATGCCCAGTCTCTTCAGCATCATCTGTTTCCTGGGCATTGTGGGGAACCTCATTGTCATCTACACTATTGTCAAGAAGAAGAAACTGAGATGCAAACAAACCGTGCCTGACATTTTCATCTTCAACCTCTCCATTGTggacctcctcttcctcttgggCATGCCTTTTCTCATCCACCAGCTCCTAGGCAATGGCTCCTGGTACTTCGGAGCTCCCCTGTGCACCATCATCACTGCCCTGGACACCAACAGTCAGATCACCAGCACCAACATCCTTACAGTGATGACACTGGACCGTTACCTGGCAACTGTGTACCCTCTAAAATCTACCTATGTCCGAACCCCATGTGTTGCAGCTCTAGTTATCTGCTTGGTGTGGCTCCTCTCCTTCCTGACCATCATTCCCGTATGGATGTACGCAGGTCTTATGCCTCTGGAGGATGGGACTGTCCGCTGTGCTCTCTTGCTTCCCAACCCAGAGACTGATATCTACTGGTTCACGCTCTATCAGTTCATGCTGGCATTCGCTGTGCCATTGATTGTGATCTGTGTGGTCTATTTTAAGATCCTTCAGCACATGGCCACCACTGTGGTCCCATTGCCCCAGAGAAGCCTCCAGGTACGTACCAAGAAAGTCACCCGCATGGCAGTTGCCATCtgctctgccttttttatttgttGGGCTCCCTTTTACATCCTCCAGCTGGTTCACCTCGGCATTGACACACCGTCCATGGCCTTCTTTTATGCCTACAACTTTGCCATTAGCTTGGGCTATGCCAACAGTTGCCTCAACCCCTTCCTCTACATTGCCCTCAGTGAGACCTTCAAGCGCCAGTTCTTAGTGGCCATCCGCCCTGCAAAAGAGCCATGTCGCAACAGCAGCTCTGTCAACAACAATAGCACAACAGAGGCTAGTGTATGTCTAAAACTGGCACCAGAATCCACCCAGCAGACTCAGTTTCTGGAGGACTTTTCCCCACGTTCACTGCCTGTGGCTGTTCACTAG